The following proteins are co-located in the Dromiciops gliroides isolate mDroGli1 chromosome 2, mDroGli1.pri, whole genome shotgun sequence genome:
- the FRAT1 gene encoding proto-oncogene FRAT1 translates to MPCRREEEDEDDEAAAAGEEEEDAEGEGEEEESFLLLQQSVTVGGSGDVDRLVAQIGEALQLDAAHGSRPAPRGPLALKPPPPPPLRPPVLQLLLPPGSAPAPLQPAGPLQCAGSGARAALPWTSDVGAASHPPLRVPSGPCAPGGAPARSGASGPQVCKRGFPQPLPGPCRRAWLRGATASRRLHHHQHHQYRYRGQPGLRAGDDDPHQLLQQLVLSGNLIKEAVRRLHSRRGRQHFGARAPVPLAPAPPPPLPLAVQEAQEEGTLAHCSLRRPACSNPEGLRSQLVHRLADGILVPSS, encoded by the coding sequence ATGCCGTGCCggagggaggaggaggacgaggacgACGAGGCGGCGGCggctggagaggaggaggaggacgccgagggggagggggaggaagaagagagcttCCTCCTGCTGCAGCAGTCGGTGACTGTCGGGGGCTCGGGGGACGTTGACCGGCTGGTGGCCCAGATCGGGGAGGCGCTGCAGCTGGACGCGGCGCACGGGAGCCGGCCCGCCCCCCGGGGGCCCCTGGCGCTCAAGCCGCCCCCGCCGCCCCCGCTGCGGCCCCCGGTCCTGCAGCTGCTGCTGCCTCCGGGGTCGGCTCCGGCGCCCCTGCAGCCGGCCGGACCGCTGCAGTGCGCGGGGAGCGGGGCCCGCGCTGCCCTGCCCTGGACGAGCGACGTGGGCGCCGCCTCGCACCCTCCACTTCGGGTGCCATCGGGTCCGTGCGCCCCGGGGGGGGCCCCGGCCCGGAGCGGGGCGTCTGGCCCGCAAGTCTGCAAGCGGGGCTTCCCGCAGCCGCTGCCGGGCCCGTGCCGGCGCGCCTGGCTTCGGGGCGCCACCGCCTCCCGCCGTCTGCATCATCATCAGCACCACCAGTACCGGTACCGAGGACAGCCGGGACTCCGGGCCGGAGACGATGACCCCCACCAGCTTCTGCAGCAGCTTGTCCTTTCGGGGAACCTCATCAAAGAGGCCGTTCGACGACTTCATTCCCGACGAGGCAGGCAGCACTTTGGGGCCAGGGCCCCAGTGCCCCTAGCGCCGGCCCCTCCTCCGCCTTTGCCGCTGGCTGTGCAGGAGGCTCAGGAAGAAGGGACTCTAGCTCACTGCAGCCTTCGACGGCCAGCCTGCTCTAACCCGGAGGGCCTCCGCAGCCAGCTAGTGCACAGACTTGCAGACGGCATCTTGGTCCCAAGCAGCTAG